In Macadamia integrifolia cultivar HAES 741 chromosome 5, SCU_Mint_v3, whole genome shotgun sequence, a single window of DNA contains:
- the LOC122080003 gene encoding protein FAR1-RELATED SEQUENCE 5-like: MEYDINLDQDILEADVVIQEPDLTVDIQASPKVDEMENNITLGQGISEADVMVFDESIQGTQLTMDVQEPIKEDFETNESNGKENDHVSLERLGSEPYVGLQFRSEDEAYEFYNTYAMEKGFSIRKSRVERSKVDKSVLSRKYVCAHEGFRWTKDKRYKGKAVRSRRETRVDCRAAMSIKRKSGEWIVYKVHHDHNHELVNPVEAYKLRSHRKMMTTVRSIPVRREVGPSEIKDQFKDAGSADNRGLSNQDCKNQVKKERKNNIGVDWDCMLEYFSRMQSMDSGFFYASDFGTNQSIRSLFWVDSQAREAYKQFGDVVVFDTSYQSDKYRFPLACFTGVNHHRQSTVFGCGLLADETVESYVWLFETWLKAMSDRQPTSMITYQDKSMKMAIEKVFPGVRLRFCMWHVAKNELENLGYVFKMHKEFETEYRKCIHTSRKPEEFESGWEALIVKYCLKENSWLNLMYDQRHLWVPLYLQDAFFAGMTTVKRGEGINSYFDEFMHEGTPLSAFITRYDQALKQLREKESDADLVTMHTKTVLTSKNPIEEQAARVFTRSMFSVFRHEFLESSCCIANKTDEEGPVSKYVVGKYNEKDENMHIVTFNTVDTRISCSCQMFEFEGMLCRHVLKVFQMVNVFEIPPRYILKRWTMSARFVESCIDEVGGCSREILKETATKFVEFGSTCAERTNVAFKILQVGMEKLSNINMPRSAILPEDLGCGSSFRGENISEQKESDVPDMSQTKARGRLVSSREKAGSEQSPKKKRICRTCGETKHHMHTCSKGAVDQSHPATLLQGPVNQPHPATMLQGPVVLPPPFAMLPGPVVLPHPFAMLPRPVDRSQIL, encoded by the exons ATGGAATACGATATCAATCTTGATCAAGATATATTAGAAGCTGATGTCGTCATTCAAGAGCCTGATCTTACTGTGGACATCCAAGCATCTCCAAAAGTagatgaaatggaaaataatatCACTCTTGGTCAAGGTATATCAGAAGCTGATGTAATGGTGTTTGATGAAAGTATTCAAGGGACACAATTGACTATGGATGTACAGGAACCAATAAAGGAAGATTTTGAAACAAATGAAAGtaatggaaaggaaaatgatcATGTGTCCCTTGAAAGGCTTGGATCAGAACCATACGTTGGTTTGCAATTTAGGTCTGAAGATGAAGCATATGAATTCTACAACACATATGCTATGGAGAAGGGCTTTAGTATCCGAAAGAGTCGTGTAGAACGCTCAAAGGTTGACAAGAGTGTTCTTTCCCGGAAGTATGTGTGTGCACATGAAGGTTTTCGTTGGACAAAAGATAAACGTTACAAAGGTAAGGCGGTTCGGTCTCGAAGAGAAACGAGGGTAGATTGTCGGGCAGCTATGAGCATTAAAAGAAAATCTGGTGAATGGATTGTTTACAAAGTTCATCATGATCACAATCATGAACTTGTTAATCCTGTTGAAGCTTACAAACTTCGGTCGCATCGAAAAATGATGACCACTGTAAGGTCAATCCCTGTTAGACGTGAAGTTGGACCATCTGAAATTAAAGACCAGTTTAAGGATGCAGGAAGTGCAGATAATAGAGGACTAAGCAACCAAGATTGCAAGAATCAGGTGAAGAAAGAACGGAAAAATAACATTGGGGTTGATTGGGATTGTATGCTGGAGTATTTCAGCAGAATGCAGTCAATGGATTCTGGATTTTTCTATGCATCAGATTTTGGTACAAATCAGAGCATAAGGAGCTTGTTTTGGGTGGATAGCCAGGCAAGAGAGGCTTACAAGCAGTTTGGGGATGTGGTGGTATTTGATACCTCATATCAGTCGGACAAATACAGGTTTCCACTTGCTTGTTTCACTGGTGTAAATCACCACAGGCAGTCTACAGTGTTCGGATGTGGGTTGCTGGCAGATGAAACTGTGGAATCTTATGTTTGGCTATTTGAAACCTGGCTCAAAGCAATGTCAGATCGGCAGCCTACTTCAATGATAACATATCAAGACAAATCAATGAAAATGGCCATAGAGAAGGTTTTTCCAGGCGTAAGGCTCCGATTTTGCATGTGGCATGTGGCAAAAAATGAGTTAGAAAATCTTGGATATGTTTTTAAAATGCACAAGGAATTTGAAACTGAATATAGAAAGTGCATTCATACAAGTCGGAAGCCAGAAGAATTTGAGTCAGGGTGGGAGGCACTTATTGTGAAGTATTGTTTGAAAGAAAATAGTTGGTTAAATTTAATGTATGATCAGCGCCACCTTTGGGTGCCACTGTACCTGCAAGATGCATTCTTTGCTGGAATGACTACAGTAAAGAGAGGTGAGGGTATAAATTCTTATTTTGATGAGTTCATGCATGAAGGAACTCCTCTAAGTGCATTTATAACTCGGTATGATCAGGCCCTAAAGCAACTACGTGAAAAGGAATCAGATGCAGATCTTGTAACAATGCATACAAAAACAGTTTTAACTTCCAAAAACCCAATTGAAGAACAAGCTGCAAGAGTTTTCACTAGGAGTATGTTTTCAGTGTTTCGACATGAATTCCTCGAAAGTTCTTGTTGCATTGCAAATAAAACAGATGAGGAGGGGCCTGTCAGCAAGTATGTAGTGGGAAAGTACAATGAGAAGGATGAAAACATGCATATCGTTACATTTAATACAGTTGATACTCGCATAAGCTGCAGTTGTCAGATGTTCGAGTTTGAGGGGATGCTTTGCAGGCATGTGCTTAAGGTATTCCAAATGGTAAATGTATTTGAGATCCCGCCACGATATATTTTAAAGCGGTGGACAATGAGTGCTAGATTTGTTGAGTCTTGTATTGATGAAGTGGGAGGATGTTCCAGGGAGATTTTGAAAGAAACAGCTACTAAATTTGTAGAGTTTGGTTCCACTTGCGCGGAACGAACTAATGTTGCTTTTAAAATTCTACAAGTAGGCATGGAAAAACTTTCTAATATCAATATGCCTAGAAGTGCCATACTTCCGGAAGATCTGGGCTGTGGAAGTAGTTTTCGAGGGGAAAATATCAGTGAACAGAAGGAGAGCGATGTGCCTGATATGTCACAGACCAAAGCGAGAGGTCGTCTTGTGTCTTCAAGAGAGAAAGCAGGCTCTGAACAGTCAccgaagaagaaaagaatatgtCGCACATGTGGAGAAACCAAACATCATATGCATACATGTTCGAAG GGAGCTGTTGATCAGTCCCATCCTGCCACACTGTTGCAAGGACCCGTGAATCAACCACATCCTGCGACAATGTTGCAGGGACCTGTTGTTCTACCGCCTCCTTTCGCAATGTTGCCAGGACCTGTTGTTCTGCCCCATCCTTTTGCAATGTTGCCCAGACCAGTTGATCGGTCCCAGATTTTATAG
- the LOC122077969 gene encoding acidic leucine-rich nuclear phosphoprotein 32 family member E-like, with amino-acid sequence MRPVGILDVALLLLFSAIISLILFFSFSMSPSVSQDQSFLGSTYELIMKAKSSPVFVFFACNLIVVAIFLESSTSSYRDFDWFHESLSSLDHVEEEEEEEEKGEATKEDDDDEDEDEDEEFHGYDGYEEDNDDDGDDDGELEKRIEEFIAKINGAWRAEWLMEMKLPT; translated from the exons ATGAGGCCAGTTGGGATTCTTGACGTTGcacttcttcttttgttctctgCAATTATTAgtttgattctcttcttctccttctctatgTCCCCATCAGTTTCCCAAGATCAGAGTTTTCTTGGTTCTACTTACGAATTGATCATGAAGGCTAAATCGAGTCCTGTGTTTGTGTTCTTTGCCTGCAACTTGATTGTTGTTGCCATCTTTTTGGAAAGCTCGACGTCGTCTTACCGGGATTTTGATTGGTTTCATGAGTCTCTCTCTTCGCTCGATCatgtggaggaggaggaggaggaggaggagaaaggggaagcCACCAAAGAGGACgacgatgatgaggatgaggatgaggatgaagaATTTCATGGTTATGATGGTTATGAAGaggataatgatgatgatg gagatgatgatggTGAGTTGGAGAAGAGAATTGAAGAATTTATAGCGAAGATCAATGGGGCATGGAGAGCGGAATGGTTGATGGAGATGAAGCTTCCAACATGA
- the LOC122079742 gene encoding AT-hook motif nuclear-localized protein 1-like, whose amino-acid sequence MEGREGMSTGVAVMGADAHPNFHVAARTENPNSVAAATVAAAPPAAPPAAATPVGTSQVSVALPGATVKKKRGRPRKYGPDGAVSLALSPMPISSSAPAPPTGDFSGNNKRGRGRPNFFKQQQQQRMEVENMGEWVSCSVGANFTPHVITVATGEDVTMKIISFSQQGPRAICILSANGAISNVTLRQPDSSGGTLTYEGRFEILSLSGSFMPSESGGTRSRSGGMSVSLASPDGRVLGGGVAGLLVAASPIQVVVGSFLPSTQQELKPKKQKTDHASAGTPNSTIPISSAEMEESYGGQGQRNATPKSDVATGSSFRGDNWAPMHSMQDSRNSNTDINISLPSG is encoded by the exons ATGGAAGGAAGGGAAGGTATGAGTACCGGAGTAGCAGTTATGGGGGCAGATGCTCATCCCAACTTCCATGTGGCTGCAAGAACAGAGAACCCTAACTCAGTTGCTGCTGCAACAGTTGCAGCAGCACCACCAGCAGCGCCACCAGCGGCAGCAACTCCAGTTGGAACATCACAAGTAAGCGTGGCGTTGCCAGGAGCTACagtgaagaaaaagagaggtagACCCAGAAAATATGGACCTGATGGCGCAGTTTCTCTAGCATTATCGCCAATGCCGATTTCGTCTTCGGCGCCGGCACCACCAACTGGCGATTTTTCCGGTAACAACAAGCGGGGTAGAGGGCGGCCTAATTTCTTCAAGCAACAGCAGCAACAGAGAATGGAAGTGGAAAATATGG GTGAGTGGGTGTCATGTTCTGTTGGGGCAAATTTCACTCCCCATGTGATCACTGTTGCTACTGGTGAG GATGTTACAATGAAGATTATATCATTTTCTCAGCAAGGGCCTCGAGCCATTTGTATTCTTTCGGCAAACGGTGCAATTTCAAATGTTACTCTTCGTCAGCCTGATTCTTCTGGGGGTACTTTGACATATGAG GGTCGTTTTGAGATACTCTCCTTATCTGGATCATTCATGCCTTCTGAGAGTGGAGGAACTAGGAGCAGGTCTGGTGGGATGAGCGTCTCATTGGCGAGTCCGGATGGTCGTGTTTTAGGGGGAGGAGTTGCTGGTCTACTAGTAGCTGCCAGCCCAATACAG gTTGTGGTGGGCAGCTTTCTGCCAAGCACCCAACAGGAACTAAAGCCTAAGAAGCAAAAGACAGATCATGCATCTGCCGGTACACCAAACTCTACCATTCCTATTTCTAGTGCAGAGATGGAGGAGAGCTATGGCGGACAGGGGCAGCGTAATGCAACTCCGAAGTCTGATGTTGCTACTGGTTCTTCATTCCGAGGAGACAACTGGGCACCTATGCACTCCATGCAGGACTCGAGGAATTCAAACACTGACATAAACATATCTTTACCTTCAGGATAA